From one Solanum lycopersicum chromosome 12, SLM_r2.1 genomic stretch:
- the LOC138340191 gene encoding uncharacterized mitochondrial protein AtMg00810-like: MSCELEMSMMGELTFFLGLQIKQSSQGTSICQEKYIKELLNKFKMLDAKVLDMPMNISVRIDKDKAGKEVKQTMYRKIIGSLLYLTARRPDIMFSVGMCARFQAAPKELHLKAAKRVLLCRFCGGSKEYLKNGTFLGISSNVMGNEEAELGGFIYCLSGVRCYCCMLCPNLVDQATIGGFWGS, from the exons ATGAGCTGCGAGCTTGAGATGAGCATGATGGGCGAACTTACATTCTTTCTAGGACTACAGATTAAACAATCCTCTCAAGGGACTTCCATATGCCAAGAGAAATACATCAAAGAGTTGCTCAACAAGTTCAAAATGCTTGATGCAAAAGTTCTAGACATGCCTATGAACATAAGTGTAAGAATTGATAAAGACAAAGCAGGCAAAGAGGTTAAACAAACCATGTATAGAAAGATCATTGGATCACTTCTATATTTGACAGCTAGAAGACCTGATATAATGTTTAGTGTGGGGATGTGCGCTAGATTTCAAGCTGCACCAAAGGAATTACACCTGAAAGCTGCAAAAAGGGTTTT ATTATGCAGGTTTTGTGGAGGATCAAAAGAGTACCTCAAGAATGGCACATTTCTTGGGATCAGCTCTAATGTCATGGGGAACGAAGAAGCAGAACTCGGTGGTTTTATCTACTGCTTAAGCGGAGTACGTTGCTACTGCTGCATGTTGTGCCCAAATCTTGTGGATCAAGCAACAATTGGAGGATTTTGGGGTTCTTAG
- the LOC101254363 gene encoding mitogen-activated protein kinase kinase kinase 20-like, whose amino-acid sequence MTGLSWKRGTTLHEGGFGAISLASTSNALFCGVTLPSLIALKSCDFNASQSLKEEVEILLMFKHSPYIVHYFGSNVSFDDNVNLYNLLLEYASGGSLADHRQNCNSLLQFEDKKHRKNVLLGLSCIHNNGIIYCDIKPGNILLVGMDKIAKIGNFGLSVTLEQGMNQKQEVIRGIERYMALKSVINTEYSPRVNIWVLGCTVYELIMGH is encoded by the coding sequence ATGACAGGATTATCGTGGAAGAGAGGCACAACTCTTCATGAAGGTGGATTTGGAGCCATCTCGTTAGCTTCTACTTCAAATGCACTATTTTGTGGTGTTACTCTCCCCTCTCTCATTGCTCTCAAATCGTGCGACTTTAATGCTTCTCAATCGTTGAAAGAAGAAGTCGAAATCCTCCTAATGTTCAAACATTCTCCTTACATTGTTCACTATTTTGGATCTAATGTCTCTTTTGATGATAACGTCAATCTTTACAACTTATTGCTCGAGTATGCTTCTGGAGGAAGCCTTGCTGATCATCGTCAGAACTGCAATTCACTGTTGCAGTTTGAAGATAAGAAACACAGGAAGAATGTTCTTTTAGGGCTTAGTTGCATTCACAACAATGGAATTATTTACTGTGACATCAAGCCTGGCAATATTCTCCTTGTGGGCATGGACAAAATTGCCAAGATTGGTAATTTCGGGCTATCCGTGACATTGGAACAGGGCATGAACCAAAAACAAGAAGTAATCAGGGGAATAGAAAGGTATATGGCACTGAAATCCGTTATTAACACTGAGTATAGCCCACGGGTTAATATTTGGGTTCTTGGATGTACTGTCTATGAGCTGATTATGGGACATTGA
- the LOC138340192 gene encoding uncharacterized protein, with protein sequence MASEKVDDETKQEDEEDVYKEFGGGSDIYGFLDKDSELWDVILDGPYVPFKEVKDGSLTTFMAKKIRDFLQTTHEGTKRVKKSKVEMLNTQYENFVMKYGETIFEMNSRFTTITNELRGLGEPIPVCKKVQKILKVLSKSWESRVDVITEAKDLMALPMDERIGNL encoded by the exons ATGGCATCGGAGAAGGTGGATGACGAGACAAAGCAGGAGGATGAGGAGGATGTATACAAGGAATTCGGCGGAGGCAGCGACATATATGGATTTCTCGACA AGGATTCAGAGTTGTGGGATGTTATCCTGGATGGTCCTTATGTTCCATTTAAGGAGGTGAAGGATGGAAGTCTCACCACCTTCATG GCAAAGAAGATTAgggattttcttcaaactacTCATGAAGGAACCAAGAGGGTGAAGAAATCAAAGGTGGAGATGCTTAATACTCAATATGAAAACTTTGTGATGAAGTATGGTGAAACCATTTTTGAAATGAATTCTCGTTTTACTACCATTACAAATGAGCTCAGAGGTTTGGGAGAACCAATTCCTGTGTGCAAGAAGGTCCAAAAAATCCTCAAGGTTCTTTCTAAATCTTGGGAAAGCAGGGTGGATGTAATCACCGAGGCAAAAGATTTGATGGCCTTGCCTATGGACGAGCGTATAGGAAATCTGTAG